A genomic stretch from Hemibagrus wyckioides isolate EC202008001 linkage group LG20, SWU_Hwy_1.0, whole genome shotgun sequence includes:
- the prss35 gene encoding inactive serine protease 35: protein MGPVPLSLLLSVLFLLCVTPALSSGEDDYTWPQRKMPLVIDRRTVRLSVSSFSAERRSELNSTCGIECQREFPEPSLEALQEMLSYETMYENGTRTLTSVTLQELEVTPENTSSSSTSRRKREVYGPDTRFTISDKQYSMKYPFSTAVKLSTGCTGVLVSPKHVLTAAHCIHDGTDYIKGAEKLSVGVLRDKKKGGKKRRGKGRKEEGEAEKVDTENTEIGGKKRERKYKGRKSRSRRSAASGKPTFRWTRVKKTQIPKGWFKGVSDSAEADYDYAVLELKKAQKVQHMELGIIRSVRKLPASRIHFSGFDDDRPGNLVYRFCSVSDESNDLMYQQCDAKPGASGAGVYVRLKEPGKRKWKRKVIGVFTGHQWVQVNGQQQDYNVAVRITPVKFAQICSWVHGDSSMCQNT, encoded by the coding sequence atgGGACCCGTACCCCTGAGTCTCCTGCTCTCTGTactgtttctgttgtgtgtaACTCCGGCTCTGAGCTCAGGTGAGGATGACTACACCTGGCCTCAGAGGAAGATGCCGCTCGTGATAGACCGACGAACGGTGCGTCTGAGCGTCTCGAGCTTCTCGGCTGAACGTCGGTCCGAGCTGAACAGCACGTGTGGGATCGAATGTCAGCGCGAGTTTCCAGAGCCAAGCCTGGAGGCTCTCCAGGAGATGCTTTCTTACGAGACCATGTACGAGAACGGCACGCGCACACTCACGTCCGTCACGCTGCAGGAGCTTGAGGTCACGCCCGAGAACACGTCTTCGTCCTCCACATCACGGCGTAAGCGTGAGGTCTACGGCCCGGACACGCGCTTCACCATCTCTGACAAGCAGTACTCGATGAAGTATCCGTTCTCCACTGCCGTGAAGCTTTCCACCGGCTGCACCGGCGTGCTCGTGTCACCCAAACACGTGCTGACCGCCGCGCACTGCATCCACGACGGCACGGATTACATCAAAGGAGCAGAAAAATTAAGTGTGGGAGTTCTGCGTGACAAGAagaagggaggaaagaaaagacGAGGGAAGGGCAgaaaggaggagggagaggCCGAGAAAGTGGACACGGAGAACACGGAGATCGGGGGAAAGAAACGAGAGCGAAAGTATAAAGGTCGGAAGAGTCGGAGCAGGAGGAGCGCGGCGTCTGGAAAGCCAACGTTTCGCTGGACGCGCGTGAAGAAGACGCAGATCCCCAAAGGCTGGTTTAAGGGCGTGTCTGACAGCGCAGAGGCAGATTACGATTACGCCGTGCTCGAGCTGAAGAAGGCGCAGAAGGTGCAGCACATGGAGCTCGGCATCATCCGGTCTGTGAGAAAGCTGCCCGCTTCACGCATCCACTTCTCAGGGTTCGATGACGACCGGCCCGGGAACCTGGTGTACCGGTTCTGCTCCGTTTCAGACGAGTCCAACGACCTCATGTACCAGCAGTGTGACGCCAAGCCCGGAGCGAGCGGCGCTGGTGTGTACGTGCGTCTGAAGGAGCCAGGGAAGAGGAAGTGGAAGCGGAAGGTCATCGGCGTGTTCACGGGGCATCAGTGGGTCCAGGTGAATGGTCAGCAGCAGGATTACAATGTAGCTGTGAGGATCACGCCGGTGAAATTCGCACAGATCTGCTCCTGGGTACATGGTGACTCCAGCATGTGCCAGAACACCTAA